The Sphingomicrobium sp. genome has a window encoding:
- the pgi gene encoding glucose-6-phosphate isomerase, with protein sequence MPQEQQRTLEQLFSQEPDRLSRLSFDVGGIHFDWAKTHLDGELIAEFTGRAERMGFDAAREALFAGEIVNPSEGRPATHVAERGSGAPEDVDLATARRQRMRALVDAIEGGAFGQLTGILHIGIGGSVLGPALLVDALGRRRSTLNVRFLSNIDGAAFDEAVEPLDPATTLVVVASKTFSTLESLTNLEAARQWLRDAGVADPDGQIIALTAKPEAALDQGVDESRILQFGEGVGGRYSLWSSVGLSAALALGWDAFEELLEGAAEMDRHFRFAEPAENVPLIAAFADRLYVERFGCQTRAVFAYDERLRLLPFYLQQLEMESNGKSVTTDGKIPEFPTAPVTWGGTGTDAQHAVFQLLHQGTIVAPVEFVAVTEDDDAQDPEHHRMLLLNAFAQGAALMAGRKSDDPQRSYAGNRPSATILLERLDARALGALISFYEHRTFANAVLLGINPFDQFGVELGKDIARQLAEGADGASLDPSTRALMERAGV encoded by the coding sequence ATGCCTCAGGAACAGCAGCGGACGCTCGAGCAGCTCTTCAGCCAGGAGCCGGACCGGCTCAGCCGCCTCAGCTTCGATGTCGGCGGAATTCATTTCGACTGGGCCAAGACTCACCTGGACGGCGAGCTGATCGCCGAGTTCACGGGCCGCGCCGAGCGGATGGGCTTCGACGCCGCGCGCGAGGCGCTGTTTGCCGGCGAGATCGTCAACCCGAGCGAAGGGCGGCCCGCCACCCATGTCGCGGAACGCGGCAGCGGCGCGCCGGAGGACGTGGATCTCGCGACAGCACGACGGCAGCGGATGCGCGCGCTTGTCGACGCAATTGAAGGCGGCGCGTTCGGGCAGCTGACGGGCATCCTCCACATCGGCATCGGCGGTTCGGTGCTCGGCCCGGCATTGCTCGTCGACGCGCTTGGCAGGCGGCGGTCGACCCTCAATGTTCGCTTCCTGTCGAACATCGATGGCGCCGCGTTCGACGAGGCGGTGGAGCCGCTCGACCCGGCAACGACGCTCGTGGTCGTTGCATCGAAGACTTTTTCGACCCTCGAGAGCCTCACGAACCTGGAAGCCGCGCGGCAATGGCTGCGCGACGCAGGCGTGGCCGATCCTGACGGGCAGATAATCGCCTTGACCGCCAAGCCCGAGGCAGCGCTCGATCAGGGCGTCGACGAGAGCCGCATCCTCCAGTTCGGCGAGGGCGTCGGCGGCCGCTATTCCCTGTGGAGCTCGGTCGGACTGAGCGCGGCCCTTGCGCTCGGCTGGGACGCGTTCGAGGAGCTGCTGGAAGGCGCTGCCGAAATGGACCGCCACTTCCGCTTCGCCGAACCAGCGGAGAATGTCCCGCTGATCGCGGCTTTCGCCGACCGGCTCTACGTCGAGCGCTTCGGCTGTCAGACGCGTGCGGTCTTCGCCTATGACGAGCGGCTGCGGCTCTTGCCCTTCTATCTCCAGCAGCTGGAGATGGAATCGAACGGCAAGTCCGTGACGACGGACGGCAAGATACCCGAGTTTCCGACAGCGCCCGTCACCTGGGGCGGGACCGGCACCGACGCGCAGCATGCCGTTTTCCAGTTGCTCCATCAGGGCACGATCGTCGCGCCCGTAGAGTTCGTGGCAGTGACCGAAGACGACGACGCGCAGGACCCGGAGCATCACCGCATGTTGCTGCTCAACGCCTTTGCGCAGGGCGCGGCGCTGATGGCCGGGCGCAAGAGCGACGATCCGCAGCGCAGCTATGCAGGCAATCGCCCGAGCGCGACGATCCTCCTCGAGCGGCTGGACGCGCGGGCGCTCGGTGCGCTGATCTCTTTCTACGAGCACCGGACTTTCGCCAACGCCGTGCTGCTCGGCATCAACCCGTTCGACCAGTTCGGGGTCGAGCTTGGCAAGGACATCGCGCGGCAGCTTGCGGAGGGTGCGGACGGAGCGTCGCTCGACCCCTCCACGCGCGCGCTCATGGAAAGGGCTGGCGTCTGA
- a CDS encoding thioesterase family protein: MFRHPIGIAADDIDHMGHVNNSVYLKWVQDAVVRYWEKVAPAEAVCAHLWVALKHEISYRRPTFLEDSVVADVIAERVQGARAVFTTVIRRGEEVLAEVQSVWCCLDAATRRPARLARDVVARFLPEDGSTRP, encoded by the coding sequence ATGTTCCGCCATCCGATCGGGATCGCCGCCGACGACATCGACCATATGGGGCACGTCAACAACAGCGTGTACCTCAAATGGGTTCAGGATGCGGTCGTGCGCTATTGGGAGAAAGTCGCACCGGCCGAGGCGGTCTGCGCCCACCTGTGGGTCGCGCTGAAGCATGAGATCAGCTACCGGCGCCCGACCTTCCTCGAAGACAGCGTTGTTGCCGACGTCATTGCCGAGCGGGTCCAGGGCGCTCGCGCCGTCTTCACCACCGTGATCCGGCGTGGCGAGGAGGTTCTTGCCGAAGTCCAGAGCGTCTGGTGCTGCCTCGACGCAGCGACCCGCCGGCCCGCCCGCCTTGCTCGGGACGTCGTCGCTCGCTTCCTTCCCGAGGATGGATCCACGCGCCCGTAG
- the lepB gene encoding signal peptidase I: MSSPADPEASQPEDKPESAWSLARFILLLMLAAWAFRSLVIQPFSIPSGSMLPTLYIGDYLAVAKWPYGYSRYSFPFEFPPIEGRILGRLPERGDVVVFRHPVADNDLIKRVIALPGDTVAVSGGELILNGKRVARRELPPVRVAVSPNSPCRTVPPAEPVVRNDTGRPSCVYPAYLETLPGGPSYTVLDQVGGGPADDFQPVRVPAGRVFLMGDNRDDSLDSRFATAVGGIGMVPVDHLIGRATITFWSTDGGASYVKPWTWFSALRSERIGNGYTGAAE; encoded by the coding sequence ATGAGCTCCCCCGCCGATCCCGAAGCCTCGCAGCCCGAAGACAAGCCCGAGAGCGCCTGGAGCCTAGCCCGCTTCATCCTGCTGCTGATGCTTGCCGCCTGGGCGTTCCGCAGCCTCGTCATCCAGCCGTTCAGCATCCCGTCGGGATCGATGCTGCCGACGCTCTACATCGGCGATTATCTCGCAGTCGCGAAATGGCCCTACGGCTATTCGCGCTACAGCTTTCCCTTCGAATTCCCCCCGATCGAGGGCCGCATCCTCGGCAGGCTGCCGGAGCGCGGCGATGTGGTCGTCTTTCGCCATCCGGTTGCCGATAACGACCTAATCAAGCGCGTAATCGCGCTGCCCGGCGATACCGTCGCGGTCAGCGGCGGCGAACTGATCCTCAATGGCAAGCGCGTCGCGCGACGCGAGCTGCCGCCGGTCCGCGTTGCCGTGTCGCCGAACAGCCCCTGCCGAACCGTGCCGCCCGCCGAACCGGTCGTGCGCAACGACACCGGCCGGCCGTCATGCGTCTACCCGGCCTATCTCGAAACGCTGCCGGGCGGGCCGTCCTACACGGTGCTCGACCAGGTGGGCGGCGGCCCGGCCGACGACTTCCAGCCGGTGCGCGTGCCCGCCGGCCGTGTCTTCCTGATGGGCGACAATCGCGACGACAGTCTCGACAGCCGCTTTGCCACGGCGGTCGGCGGCATCGGCATGGTTCCGGTAGACCATCTGATCGGCCGCGCGACGATCACCTTCTGGTCGACCGACGGCGGCGCTTCCTACGTGAAGCCCTGGACCTGGTTCAGTGCGCTGCGCTCCGAGCGCATCGGCAATGGCTACACCGGAGCCGCGGAGTGA
- the gorA gene encoding glutathione-disulfide reductase — MADFDLFVIGAGSGGVRASRIASGYGARVAIAEEYKVGGTCVIRGCVPKKLLVYGAHFAEDLNDAAMFGWDVPEKRFDWPVLRDNVLAEVCRLEEAYTGTLTNHDVTIFHERAVVTGPNSVRLASGKEVTADKILIATGARPVMPDLEGVEHAISSNDVFHLEELPKRIVIVGGGYIANEFAGVFNEFGSHVTLVNRTDVLLRHYDQQIVDRLMQISVRKGIDFKFNAMINRIEHRDGGLHVSMTGCDDLQADQVLFATGRRPNVEGLGLGDVGVEIADRGKIKVDEHNRTSVPSIFAIGDVTDRVQLTPIAIREGHAFADNFFGNKPTRVDYGCIPSAVFSHPPLAGVGLTEGAARNKLGAVKTYTSDFRAMKNVLAGRNERSLYKIVVDEGTDEVVGIHMIGPDAPEILQAAAIAVKAKLKKKDFDDTVALHPTMAEELVLMR, encoded by the coding sequence ATGGCCGACTTCGACCTGTTCGTAATTGGTGCCGGTTCCGGCGGCGTGCGCGCCTCGCGCATCGCGTCGGGCTATGGCGCGCGCGTCGCCATTGCCGAGGAATATAAAGTCGGCGGCACCTGCGTCATCCGCGGCTGCGTGCCGAAGAAGCTGCTCGTCTACGGCGCCCACTTCGCCGAGGATCTGAACGACGCGGCGATGTTCGGCTGGGACGTTCCGGAGAAACGATTCGACTGGCCGGTGCTGCGCGACAATGTGCTCGCCGAAGTCTGCCGGCTCGAAGAGGCCTATACCGGCACGCTGACCAATCACGACGTGACGATCTTCCACGAGCGGGCGGTGGTTACCGGCCCGAACTCGGTGCGGCTCGCGAGCGGGAAGGAAGTCACGGCGGACAAGATCCTGATCGCGACCGGGGCGCGTCCGGTGATGCCGGACCTCGAGGGCGTCGAGCATGCGATCAGCTCGAACGACGTGTTTCACCTCGAAGAGCTTCCGAAGCGGATCGTGATCGTCGGCGGCGGCTATATCGCCAACGAATTCGCCGGCGTGTTCAACGAGTTCGGCAGCCATGTCACCCTGGTCAACCGGACTGACGTTCTGCTGCGCCACTACGACCAGCAGATCGTCGACCGGCTGATGCAGATCAGCGTCCGCAAGGGCATCGACTTCAAGTTCAACGCGATGATCAACCGCATCGAGCACCGCGACGGCGGCCTCCATGTTTCAATGACCGGTTGCGACGACCTTCAGGCCGACCAGGTGCTGTTCGCGACGGGCCGCCGGCCCAACGTCGAAGGCTTGGGTCTAGGGGATGTCGGCGTGGAAATCGCCGACCGCGGCAAGATCAAGGTCGATGAGCACAACCGCACCTCCGTGCCTTCGATCTTCGCGATCGGCGACGTCACGGACCGCGTGCAGCTGACGCCGATCGCGATCCGCGAAGGCCATGCGTTCGCCGACAATTTCTTCGGCAACAAGCCGACCCGCGTGGATTACGGCTGCATTCCCTCCGCAGTGTTCAGCCATCCGCCGCTGGCCGGGGTCGGGCTTACCGAAGGGGCGGCGCGCAACAAGCTGGGCGCGGTGAAGACCTATACGTCCGACTTCCGGGCGATGAAGAATGTGCTCGCCGGCCGCAACGAGCGGTCGCTCTACAAGATCGTTGTCGACGAGGGCACCGATGAGGTCGTCGGGATCCACATGATCGGTCCCGACGCGCCGGAGATCCTCCAGGCGGCGGCGATCGCCGTGAAGGCAAAGCTCAAGAAGAAGGACTTCGACGACACGGTTGCGCTGCACCCGACCATGGCCGAAGAGCTAGTGCTGATGCGCTAA
- the era gene encoding GTPase Era yields the protein MTEHTHPSASRHPSLEREGSTRAGFVAVIGAPNAGKSTLVNALVGQKVAIISDKPQTTRTRLMGIALHESAQILLVDTPGIFEPRRRLDRAMVAAAWTGAQDADLILFVIDAAAGLKPEVERIIAALGERQHPLFLVLNKVDLANKGALLGLSSELSQRLEPDHIFMVSAATGDGVADLKSALASAMPEGPWLFPEDEVSDATDRMIAAELTREQVVNQLHQELPYATAVETETWEDGQDGSTTIRQQILVARDSQKAIVIGKGGRRLKAIGAAARAEIAQHLGRPVHLFLHVKVNPRWDEDRGLYREIGLEWAD from the coding sequence ATGACTGAACACACCCACCCCAGCGCTTCGCGCCACCCCTCCCTTGAAAGGGAGGGGAGCACACGAGCCGGCTTCGTCGCCGTGATCGGCGCCCCCAACGCCGGCAAGTCCACGCTCGTCAATGCCCTCGTCGGGCAGAAGGTAGCGATCATCAGCGACAAGCCGCAGACGACCCGGACTCGGCTCATGGGCATCGCTCTTCACGAAAGCGCGCAGATCCTGCTCGTCGACACGCCCGGCATCTTCGAGCCGCGCCGCCGGCTCGATCGCGCGATGGTCGCCGCCGCCTGGACCGGTGCACAGGACGCCGACCTGATCCTTTTCGTCATCGACGCCGCAGCCGGTCTGAAGCCGGAGGTCGAGCGGATCATCGCCGCTCTGGGCGAGCGGCAGCACCCGCTGTTCCTCGTCCTCAACAAGGTCGACCTCGCCAACAAGGGCGCGCTTCTCGGCCTTTCGTCGGAGCTCAGCCAGCGGCTCGAACCGGATCACATCTTCATGGTCAGTGCCGCGACTGGCGACGGCGTGGCGGATCTCAAGTCCGCGCTGGCGAGCGCGATGCCGGAAGGTCCGTGGCTCTTCCCCGAGGACGAAGTCTCCGACGCCACCGACCGGATGATCGCCGCCGAGCTGACGCGTGAGCAGGTCGTCAACCAGCTTCACCAGGAGCTGCCTTACGCGACCGCAGTCGAGACCGAGACCTGGGAAGATGGCCAGGACGGCTCGACGACCATCCGCCAGCAGATCCTCGTCGCGCGCGACAGCCAGAAGGCGATCGTCATCGGTAAGGGCGGCCGCCGCCTCAAGGCCATCGGCGCAGCCGCCCGCGCAGAAATCGCGCAGCACCTCGGCCGGCCCGTCCACCTGTTCCTTCATGTGAAGGTCAATCCGCGCTGGGACGAGGACCGCGGCCTGTACCGCGAGATCGGCCTCGAGTGGGCGGACTAG
- the rnc gene encoding ribonuclease III yields MKPDVGKFVLEQLGYEPKQLRLFETALTHKSVGSGEDYERLEFLGDRVLGHVIARALYDRHPNEPEGYLSRRYNVLVARETCAEIGRELGLPAVIHLGKQAREDGASQSDNVIGDVVEALIGALLIDGGFEAAQAFVSRIWEPHLAEQRKAPKHPKSALQELAAARDCKPPVYEVVGRTGAHHAPRFTIRVSVPGLGEASAEGTSKQEAETEAATALLDQLSPALQGRVGVGND; encoded by the coding sequence GTGAAGCCCGACGTCGGCAAGTTCGTGCTCGAGCAGCTCGGCTACGAGCCCAAGCAGTTACGGCTGTTCGAGACGGCATTGACCCACAAGAGCGTCGGCAGCGGCGAGGATTATGAGCGGCTGGAGTTCTTGGGCGACCGCGTGCTCGGTCACGTCATCGCGCGCGCCTTGTACGACCGCCACCCTAACGAGCCCGAAGGATACCTCTCGCGCCGCTACAATGTGCTGGTCGCGCGCGAGACCTGTGCCGAGATTGGGCGGGAGCTCGGTCTCCCGGCAGTCATTCACCTCGGCAAGCAAGCGCGGGAAGACGGCGCCAGCCAAAGCGACAATGTCATCGGCGACGTCGTTGAGGCGCTGATCGGTGCGCTGTTGATCGACGGCGGCTTCGAAGCCGCACAAGCATTCGTGTCCCGCATCTGGGAGCCGCACCTCGCCGAACAGCGCAAGGCCCCGAAGCACCCCAAGTCGGCCTTGCAAGAACTGGCCGCCGCCCGCGACTGCAAGCCGCCAGTCTACGAAGTTGTCGGCCGCACCGGTGCCCATCATGCGCCGAGGTTCACCATCCGAGTCTCCGTTCCGGGTCTCGGCGAAGCTAGCGCTGAAGGCACCAGCAAGCAGGAAGCGGAAACCGAAGCCGCCACCGCGCTGTTGGACCAGCTCTCCCCTGCCCTTCAGGGGAGGGTAGGGGTGGGGAATGACTGA
- a CDS encoding NAD(P)/FAD-dependent oxidoreductase: MSDAIVIGAGHNGLTCAYYLAKKGMKVTVLEAAGTVGGAAVTDEFLPGFRNSAASYTVSLLQPKVIRDMQLERHGLKVVLRKTDNFLPGDGDYLLAGRNGLTRKEIARHHKPDAEAYDRYVGELETVVRLLKKWLLRAPPNVGRRASAIPKLLSLGRDMAGLSVEETRIVHDFAVRSASDILDRHFRSDLTKALFGFDGVVGNFASPETPGTAYVLLHHLFGEAAGVPGAWGHAIGGMGSITQAMARACREAGVDIVLGTPAEEIIVDGGRAVGVVAGGKAWRASSVVAGINPKLLFDRLVPDGAVDADVAARMNGWKCESATFRMNVALSELPKFTVLPKKGNHLTAGIIMAPSLGYMHRAYLDAAVNGWAKQPIIEMLIPSTLDSTLAPKGQHVASLFCQHFRYDLGPKRSWDKEREKAADQIIATVDAHAPGFAKSVIGRQIHSPLDLERRFGLIGGDIFHGKMGLDQLFSARPMIGAADYRMPLKGLYLCGSGAHPGGGVTGAPGHNAAQAILSDRRFWKRRH; the protein is encoded by the coding sequence TTGAGCGACGCGATTGTCATTGGCGCAGGCCATAACGGCCTGACCTGCGCTTATTATCTTGCGAAGAAGGGGATGAAGGTCACGGTGCTGGAGGCGGCCGGCACCGTCGGCGGCGCGGCGGTCACCGACGAGTTCCTGCCCGGCTTCCGCAACAGCGCGGCCAGCTACACGGTCAGCTTGCTGCAGCCGAAGGTCATCCGGGACATGCAGCTGGAGCGGCACGGGTTGAAAGTCGTGCTGCGCAAGACCGACAATTTCCTGCCGGGCGATGGCGATTATCTGCTCGCCGGACGCAACGGGCTGACGCGCAAGGAGATTGCGCGCCACCACAAGCCCGACGCCGAGGCCTATGACCGCTATGTCGGGGAACTCGAAACCGTCGTGCGGCTGCTCAAGAAATGGCTGCTTCGCGCGCCGCCGAATGTCGGGCGGCGGGCAAGCGCGATCCCGAAGCTGCTGAGCCTCGGGCGCGACATGGCCGGCCTGTCCGTCGAAGAAACCCGGATCGTCCATGACTTCGCCGTGCGGAGCGCGTCGGACATCCTCGATCGCCATTTCCGAAGCGATCTCACCAAGGCTTTGTTCGGCTTCGACGGCGTCGTCGGCAATTTCGCCTCGCCGGAAACGCCTGGCACCGCTTACGTGCTGCTCCACCACCTGTTCGGCGAGGCTGCAGGGGTTCCCGGCGCCTGGGGGCATGCGATCGGCGGCATGGGGTCGATCACGCAAGCCATGGCGCGGGCGTGCCGCGAAGCGGGAGTCGATATCGTGCTCGGCACGCCGGCCGAGGAGATCATCGTCGACGGCGGGCGCGCGGTCGGTGTCGTTGCCGGCGGGAAGGCGTGGCGGGCGAGCAGCGTCGTTGCGGGGATCAATCCCAAGCTGCTGTTCGACCGGCTCGTACCTGACGGGGCAGTCGACGCGGATGTCGCCGCACGAATGAACGGCTGGAAGTGCGAGAGCGCCACTTTTCGCATGAATGTCGCTTTGTCCGAGCTGCCGAAGTTCACGGTGCTGCCGAAGAAGGGCAATCACTTGACTGCGGGCATCATCATGGCGCCGAGCCTCGGCTACATGCATCGCGCCTATCTCGACGCGGCGGTGAACGGCTGGGCAAAGCAGCCGATCATAGAAATGCTGATCCCTTCGACGCTGGACTCGACGCTTGCGCCCAAGGGGCAGCATGTCGCCAGCTTGTTCTGCCAGCATTTCCGCTACGACCTCGGGCCGAAGCGCAGTTGGGACAAGGAACGCGAGAAGGCTGCCGATCAGATCATCGCCACAGTCGACGCCCACGCGCCCGGCTTCGCCAAGTCGGTAATCGGGCGGCAGATCCATTCGCCGCTAGACCTCGAGCGCCGGTTCGGGCTGATCGGCGGCGACATCTTCCACGGCAAGATGGGGCTCGACCAATTGTTCAGCGCGCGGCCGATGATCGGCGCCGCGGACTACCGCATGCCGTTGAAGGGCCTGTACCTGTGCGGATCGGGCGCTCACCCGGGCGGCGGGGTTACAGGCGCGCCGGGCCATAATGCTGCGCAGGCGATCCTGTCCGACCGCCGCTTCTGGAAGAGGCGGCATTGA
- a CDS encoding NAD-dependent deacylase, protein MNPDIRNIVVLTGAGVSAESGVATFRGPDGLWEGHRVEDVATPEAFARDPALVHAFYDARRAKLGTVEPNAAHEALARLDAEWLGEFLLVTQNVDDLHERAGSKRLIHMHGELKKGWCLGCDERFAWQGPMGEGAACPSCGTSGTVRPDIVWFGEMPYAMDRIEEALHACDLFVSIGTSGAVYPAAGFVQTARYCGARTLEMNLEPSLGSIFFDESRTGPAGTLVPAWVDELLGS, encoded by the coding sequence TTGAACCCCGACATCAGAAATATCGTCGTGCTGACAGGTGCCGGCGTTTCCGCCGAGAGCGGAGTAGCCACGTTCCGCGGGCCGGACGGCCTCTGGGAAGGTCATCGTGTCGAGGACGTCGCGACCCCCGAAGCCTTCGCCCGCGATCCCGCGCTGGTGCACGCTTTCTACGACGCGCGGCGGGCGAAACTCGGGACTGTCGAGCCGAATGCCGCGCATGAAGCGCTGGCACGGCTGGATGCCGAATGGCTTGGCGAGTTTCTTCTGGTGACGCAGAATGTCGACGACTTGCACGAGCGGGCCGGGTCGAAGCGGCTGATCCACATGCATGGCGAGCTCAAGAAGGGCTGGTGCCTTGGCTGCGACGAGCGTTTCGCCTGGCAAGGGCCGATGGGCGAGGGCGCGGCATGCCCGAGCTGCGGGACCAGCGGGACTGTGCGCCCGGACATCGTCTGGTTCGGGGAGATGCCCTACGCCATGGACCGGATCGAGGAGGCGCTTCACGCCTGCGACCTGTTCGTGTCCATCGGCACGTCGGGCGCCGTCTACCCGGCCGCCGGATTCGTGCAGACGGCCCGCTATTGCGGCGCGCGGACTCTGGAGATGAACCTGGAGCCGAGCCTCGGCAGCATCTTCTTCGACGAGAGCCGCACCGGCCCCGCCGGCACGCTGGTGCCGGCCTGGGTCGACGAGCTGTTAGGAAGCTAG
- a CDS encoding DUF72 domain-containing protein, which produces MTIRVGIGGWTYPDWRKNFYPDGLPHSKELEYAAAQLGTIEINSTFYGRQKPASWQAWEKTVPDGFQFAIKGSRFCVSRKNIGDGAEGLQNFFAQGFEALGPKLGPILWQFLPRRKFDVDDIARFFDLLPEKLGSLKLRHAIEPRDESFRDDKFFDLCRARNIAVVHEDADDYPLIEADTADFAYARLQRMRSDVPTGYEEPELDRFAKLARKWSRAGRDTYVYLINGAKERAPAAALALQERLR; this is translated from the coding sequence ATGACGATCCGCGTCGGCATCGGTGGCTGGACCTACCCGGACTGGCGCAAGAACTTCTATCCCGACGGCCTGCCGCACTCGAAAGAGCTCGAATATGCCGCGGCCCAGCTCGGCACGATCGAGATCAACTCGACCTTCTACGGCCGCCAGAAGCCGGCGAGCTGGCAGGCGTGGGAGAAAACCGTGCCCGACGGCTTTCAGTTCGCAATCAAGGGCTCCCGCTTTTGCGTGTCGCGCAAGAACATCGGCGACGGCGCTGAAGGATTGCAGAACTTCTTCGCGCAAGGCTTCGAAGCGCTCGGCCCGAAGCTCGGACCGATCCTCTGGCAGTTCCTGCCGCGGCGGAAGTTCGACGTCGACGATATCGCCCGCTTCTTCGACCTGCTCCCGGAAAAGCTCGGCAGCCTGAAGCTCCGCCACGCGATCGAGCCGCGCGACGAAAGCTTTCGAGACGACAAGTTCTTCGACCTCTGCCGCGCCCGGAACATCGCCGTCGTTCACGAGGATGCCGACGATTACCCGCTGATCGAGGCGGACACGGCCGACTTTGCCTACGCCCGTCTTCAGCGCATGCGCTCCGACGTCCCGACTGGCTATGAAGAGCCCGAGCTCGACCGCTTCGCGAAGCTTGCCCGCAAGTGGAGCCGCGCCGGCCGTGACACCTATGTGTACCTGATCAATGGCGCCAAGGAGCGCGCGCCCGCAGCCGCGCTGGCGCTGCAGGAGCGGCTTCGCTAG